From Paenibacillus physcomitrellae, the proteins below share one genomic window:
- a CDS encoding ABC transporter ATP-binding protein, which produces MALYKMELENVAKTYKAADGTTVKALGPVEMRIPNHRFISIVGPSGCGKSTLFNIISGLVETSEGAIYVNGNRVDGLTGITGYMLQKDLLLPWRTILDNVILGLEIQKMPRREAKNKALPLLHKYGLKGFEHHYPAQLSGGMRQRAALLRTILYDRDIILLDEPFGALDAQTRSMMQEWLLDLWDDFQKTILFVTHDMEEAIYLSDEVYIMTSRPGTIKRYLTIDLPRPRKPQIITSAKFIELKEEALRTLSEETMKAYQLETAAQTTHS; this is translated from the coding sequence ATGGCTCTATATAAGATGGAATTAGAAAATGTAGCCAAAACCTATAAGGCGGCTGACGGCACAACCGTAAAAGCACTTGGACCTGTTGAGATGCGGATTCCCAATCATCGTTTTATCAGCATTGTTGGACCGAGCGGCTGCGGCAAATCCACGCTGTTCAACATCATTTCCGGTCTGGTGGAAACCTCGGAGGGTGCTATCTATGTTAACGGAAATCGTGTGGATGGGCTTACCGGAATTACCGGTTACATGCTGCAGAAAGACCTTCTTCTCCCCTGGAGAACTATTTTGGATAACGTGATCCTTGGGCTGGAAATTCAGAAGATGCCCAGAAGAGAAGCCAAGAACAAAGCACTTCCACTTCTGCACAAATACGGATTAAAAGGTTTCGAACATCATTACCCGGCTCAGCTGTCGGGTGGCATGCGCCAGCGGGCAGCCCTGCTGCGAACCATCCTGTATGATCGCGACATCATTCTTCTTGATGAACCCTTCGGTGCTTTGGATGCCCAAACCCGCTCCATGATGCAGGAATGGCTGCTTGACCTTTGGGATGATTTTCAAAAAACAATCCTTTTTGTCACGCATGACATGGAGGAAGCCATTTACCTATCCGACGAGGTTTACATCATGACCTCCAGACCTGGCACCATCAAACGCTATCTGACTATTGACCTGCCTCGCCCCCGCAAACCACAGATTATTACCTCGGCTAAATTTATCGAGCTTAAGGAGGAAGCGCTCCGAACGCTTTCAGAGGAAACGATGAAAGCTTATCAGCTGGAGACAGCTGCGCAGACGACCCATTCATAA
- a CDS encoding LysR family transcriptional regulator, with amino-acid sequence MDMLDLKVFIAVAESKSMRKAAPYVALTQPAVSLRIAGLESELGVPLFSRTRSGAVLTEAGTKFYFYAQYALSALEAGREAITGPFPAQKDNKLRIGIVESLTHIMLPAILQFMKEQAPDIQWKISTGQSLDLTLRSVAGELDISFVNQVFTPLPQIRTVELFEEPLVFIGPKQAGFPRFHSLATYLREVPFILLKRQMPLRELLEHKLFIPQRIYPQKLIEVDTSHLVRQMVAQGGGCSFLPVSSLWPAGSHDAIDIIPLPEFRLKQSFYCAYPLSLSENILHLLPGLQALIRKQVEDYRNDSLFG; translated from the coding sequence ATGGACATGCTTGATCTCAAAGTGTTTATCGCTGTAGCCGAAAGCAAAAGCATGCGGAAAGCCGCCCCTTATGTAGCGTTGACCCAGCCGGCAGTCAGTCTTCGAATCGCTGGATTGGAGTCAGAACTGGGCGTCCCGTTATTTAGCCGTACACGTTCGGGCGCGGTACTGACGGAAGCTGGAACCAAGTTCTATTTCTACGCCCAGTATGCACTCAGTGCGCTTGAGGCTGGCCGGGAAGCAATTACCGGGCCGTTTCCTGCCCAAAAGGATAACAAATTGAGAATCGGCATCGTCGAGTCCTTAACCCATATCATGCTGCCGGCCATCCTTCAATTCATGAAGGAGCAGGCTCCCGATATCCAATGGAAGATCAGTACCGGACAATCGCTTGATCTGACTCTAAGAAGCGTGGCAGGGGAGCTGGACATCTCTTTTGTGAACCAGGTGTTTACGCCGCTCCCTCAAATTCGGACAGTAGAGTTATTCGAAGAACCTCTAGTATTTATCGGCCCCAAACAAGCCGGGTTCCCCCGCTTTCATAGCCTGGCCACCTATCTTCGGGAAGTTCCATTTATTTTACTCAAACGGCAAATGCCGCTGCGTGAGCTGCTCGAGCACAAATTGTTCATCCCGCAGCGGATTTACCCTCAGAAGCTGATTGAAGTCGATACTTCCCATTTGGTCCGTCAGATGGTCGCTCAAGGAGGCGGCTGCTCCTTCCTGCCCGTATCCTCCCTCTGGCCAGCAGGCAGCCATGATGCGATCGATATTATCCCTCTCCCTGAATTCCGTTTAAAGCAAAGCTTCTACTGCGCTTACCCACTCTCTTTATCGGAAAATATCCTTCATCTCCTCCCCGGTCTTCAGGCCCTGATTCGCAAACAAGTGGAGGATTACCGGAACGACAGCCTGTTTGGATAA
- a CDS encoding methyl-accepting chemotaxis protein — MKVRLGEFRKGSLSLKLKLIALLLVLTVIPVVLVSSISTRLYSGILEQEIRQQQAIIASTNASQLNDLLEAKVASLESMAEQYRDVFLQEDSQKVIAQLKLMKAMNPDVISYSFSDEQGHLVNEVSKTFDISQTANFKRILKEKNVGISDITHDLETNQSIIIIDYPLLGDASELVGVIQAVVSPNQILEQLNRNKMGETSSAFLLSKTGTYLAYPEAERVGKNVKEFESPTTSSIFENEVLKNREGSTNYKLKDGTSEMASYAQVGITGWRVVAAGEESDLMKEARQSEQFGYIFIVICALVIAVISYFAANYILRPIYVLIRLMKKAAAGDLTERLPVKGKDEMEQLKEHTNIMLDSFTLTLQKLGEAVQYTSASSKQLTAISLDSLSATEQTASAVVQMTKGSEVQVEGSEQSASAMEEMSIGIQRIAESSSIVNERTMHVQEQIAQGDQVVQDAVVQIINVREAADRSAAMIQKLESHSSEIDQIVSYISEIAQQTNLLSLNASIEAARAGEHGRGFAVVADEVKKLAEQTARSTGTIADIMSQIRNAAAETSKSITEEREEVSKSVMQIEQVGDVFSAIIHAVNEVSNQINEVSAATQQLSASTEEVSASMQEMVGISRGALNELSGIATKAEEQHRHMEKISASSEALSLMAVELEELVAGFKTSKENDIESNKESNKESDKASE, encoded by the coding sequence ATGAAAGTTAGGTTGGGAGAGTTCAGAAAAGGATCGCTGTCTTTAAAGCTCAAGCTGATTGCGCTCCTTCTCGTCCTGACGGTTATCCCCGTCGTGCTTGTTTCTTCAATTTCTACCCGTCTCTACTCAGGCATTCTGGAGCAGGAGATCCGGCAGCAGCAAGCGATCATCGCGTCTACGAACGCCAGTCAGCTTAATGATCTGCTGGAGGCGAAAGTGGCCTCGCTGGAGAGCATGGCGGAGCAGTACCGGGATGTTTTTCTGCAAGAGGACTCACAGAAAGTTATTGCTCAGCTGAAATTGATGAAGGCGATGAACCCCGACGTGATTTCCTACTCTTTTTCGGATGAACAAGGCCATTTGGTCAATGAAGTCTCCAAAACGTTTGATATATCCCAAACTGCTAACTTTAAGCGAATCCTGAAAGAGAAGAACGTCGGCATTTCCGACATTACACACGACCTGGAAACGAATCAGAGCATCATCATTATCGACTATCCCCTGCTGGGAGATGCCAGCGAACTCGTGGGCGTCATCCAGGCTGTAGTAAGTCCGAACCAAATACTGGAGCAGCTGAACCGCAATAAAATGGGCGAGACCAGCAGTGCTTTCCTGCTGTCCAAGACCGGTACATACCTTGCTTATCCGGAAGCGGAACGGGTCGGCAAAAATGTGAAAGAATTTGAAAGCCCTACAACCAGCTCCATCTTCGAAAATGAAGTTCTTAAGAACCGGGAAGGCAGCACGAACTATAAGCTCAAAGACGGCACTTCCGAAATGGCTTCTTATGCCCAGGTAGGCATAACCGGCTGGCGGGTTGTAGCCGCGGGTGAAGAAAGCGATTTGATGAAGGAAGCTCGCCAATCCGAGCAGTTTGGCTATATTTTTATTGTTATATGCGCGCTCGTCATAGCTGTTATCTCTTATTTCGCGGCCAACTACATCCTTCGTCCGATCTACGTGCTGATTCGGCTTATGAAGAAAGCGGCTGCCGGGGATCTTACCGAACGGCTGCCGGTTAAAGGCAAGGATGAAATGGAGCAGCTGAAGGAACATACCAATATAATGCTGGATTCATTCACGCTGACTCTGCAGAAGCTGGGAGAGGCCGTCCAGTATACGTCCGCCTCTTCGAAGCAGTTAACGGCGATTTCGCTGGATTCCTTGAGCGCCACAGAGCAAACGGCCAGCGCCGTCGTGCAAATGACGAAGGGCTCCGAGGTTCAGGTGGAAGGCTCAGAGCAATCGGCATCCGCGATGGAGGAAATGTCGATCGGCATCCAACGGATTGCTGAATCCTCCAGCATTGTGAACGAAAGAACCATGCACGTTCAGGAACAAATTGCCCAGGGGGATCAGGTCGTACAGGATGCGGTCGTACAGATCATCAATGTCCGTGAAGCAGCTGACCGCTCTGCAGCCATGATCCAGAAGCTGGAATCCCATTCCTCGGAGATCGATCAGATTGTCAGCTACATTTCGGAAATCGCCCAGCAGACCAATCTGCTGTCCCTTAACGCTTCCATTGAGGCTGCCCGGGCCGGAGAGCATGGCAGAGGTTTTGCAGTCGTCGCCGACGAGGTGAAGAAGCTCGCCGAACAAACGGCGCGGTCGACCGGAACGATTGCGGACATCATGTCACAGATCCGTAATGCTGCGGCCGAGACGTCCAAATCCATCACCGAAGAAAGAGAAGAAGTATCCAAGAGCGTTATGCAGATTGAACAGGTGGGCGATGTGTTTAGCGCCATCATACACGCTGTAAACGAAGTATCCAATCAGATCAACGAAGTATCGGCTGCCACCCAGCAGCTTTCGGCCAGCACCGAAGAGGTTTCGGCCTCCATGCAGGAAATGGTCGGCATATCGAGAGGTGCATTGAACGAGTTAAGCGGCATTGCTACCAAAGCGGAAGAACAGCACCGACATATGGAGAAAATCTCCGCTTCCTCCGAAGCGCTCAGTTTAATGGCTGTCGAATTGGAAGAGCTGGTAGCGGGCTTTAAGACAAGCAAAGAAAACGATATAGAAAGCAATAAAGAAAGCAATAAAGAAAGCGACAAAGCAAGCGAATAA
- a CDS encoding MBL fold metallo-hydrolase, whose amino-acid sequence MGLQLQMLGTGNAFAKKNYNNNALLLGDDFTLMIDCGITAPASLYQLGKNFGDIDACLITHIHGDHVGGLEEFGFQCKFIYQKRPVLYIAETLIQPLWENTLKGAMGEEGVDSLDAFFDVRPLKEGQTCELFKGLTVEIFQTPHMPGKNSYSLLLNGDVFYSADMTFLPDLVQKLVNERGVRRIFHECQLTGHGAVHTTLDELKSLPESIKAMISLMHYGDEFEAFEGKTDGMDFLKQHKIYEI is encoded by the coding sequence ATGGGACTACAGCTGCAAATGCTGGGCACGGGAAATGCCTTCGCCAAGAAAAACTATAACAACAACGCCCTGCTGCTCGGCGATGATTTCACTTTAATGATCGACTGCGGGATTACAGCGCCCGCCTCCCTTTACCAGCTCGGTAAAAATTTCGGCGACATTGATGCCTGCCTCATTACCCATATTCACGGCGATCACGTTGGAGGGCTTGAGGAATTCGGCTTCCAGTGCAAATTTATCTATCAGAAACGTCCGGTACTTTATATCGCCGAAACCCTGATTCAGCCGCTGTGGGAGAACACCTTGAAAGGCGCCATGGGCGAAGAAGGCGTGGACAGCCTGGATGCTTTCTTCGATGTTCGCCCGCTGAAGGAAGGCCAAACCTGCGAGCTGTTTAAGGGACTCACCGTAGAAATCTTCCAAACGCCTCACATGCCGGGCAAGAACAGCTACTCCCTGCTGCTGAACGGCGACGTCTTCTACAGCGCGGACATGACCTTCCTGCCTGACCTGGTCCAGAAGCTGGTTAACGAACGCGGCGTCCGCCGGATCTTCCATGAATGCCAGCTGACCGGCCACGGGGCGGTTCACACCACGCTTGACGAGCTCAAGTCGCTCCCGGAATCGATTAAAGCGATGATCTCGCTGATGCATTACGGCGATGAGTTTGAAGCGTTTGAAGGCAAGACGGACGGCATGGACTTCTTGAAGCAGCATAAGATTTACGAGATTTAA
- a CDS encoding sigma-70 family RNA polymerase sigma factor yields the protein MPGKQQQENSSDSNKFLEEGNPQRGLVEDWYQGYRRYALSIAYRMLGTVEDAEDVVQDCFAELQQKPGTDILNPKSYVAKMTVNRCLNLLNTARRQRETYIGEWLPEPLPGSGPGAGSGSRPVSPGYAGAAAASLHHSALSDGSSPEGPEDAAEQKDMISYAFLVLLERLNPLERAIFILREAFRYSYKEIAEMLGKTESNCRQIYSRARKSLSAGGFHPEDQYALPPGEDLDRRHLLERFTEAFLAHDTETLLALLAEQPVFISDGGGSVHTVLRPMKGRKGVLALLSSPRIFRALREAEVFFLPINGELHLVFRERERDQDPDRDPHQDQHQDRHLDNGQVSAVLCLALSQDQKQIQNLYLIVNPQKLKRISHFLVDGGPRDQ from the coding sequence TTGCCTGGCAAACAACAGCAAGAGAATTCATCAGATTCAAATAAATTCTTAGAAGAGGGCAATCCGCAGAGAGGTCTTGTAGAAGACTGGTATCAGGGCTACCGAAGGTATGCCTTATCCATTGCTTACCGGATGCTGGGGACGGTGGAGGATGCAGAAGACGTTGTCCAGGACTGCTTTGCGGAGCTGCAGCAGAAGCCCGGAACAGACATTCTAAACCCCAAATCTTATGTCGCCAAAATGACGGTTAACCGGTGCCTGAACCTGCTGAACACCGCCCGCAGACAGCGGGAAACCTATATCGGGGAATGGCTGCCGGAACCTCTTCCCGGCTCCGGTCCCGGTGCCGGTTCCGGCTCCAGACCCGTTTCCCCTGGATATGCTGGCGCAGCGGCCGCGTCCCTTCATCACTCCGCACTCTCAGACGGAAGCAGCCCGGAAGGCCCGGAGGATGCTGCGGAGCAGAAGGACATGATTTCGTACGCTTTTCTTGTTCTGCTCGAACGGTTGAATCCGCTGGAGCGGGCGATATTTATACTTCGCGAGGCCTTCCGGTATTCGTATAAAGAAATTGCCGAAATGCTTGGCAAGACGGAGAGCAACTGCCGGCAGATCTATAGCCGTGCCCGCAAAAGCCTGTCCGCAGGCGGATTCCATCCGGAAGACCAATATGCCCTCCCGCCCGGGGAGGACCTGGATAGACGTCATTTGCTGGAGCGCTTTACAGAAGCCTTCCTGGCCCATGACACAGAGACTTTGCTGGCGCTGCTTGCCGAGCAGCCGGTCTTTATTTCGGATGGCGGAGGCTCCGTCCATACCGTGCTTCGCCCAATGAAAGGCCGCAAAGGCGTGCTTGCGCTGCTTAGTTCCCCTCGTATATTCAGAGCGCTGCGGGAAGCGGAAGTGTTCTTCCTCCCTATAAACGGGGAGCTTCATTTGGTCTTTCGGGAGCGCGAGCGGGACCAGGACCCGGATCGAGACCCGCACCAAGACCAGCATCAAGACCGGCATCTAGACAATGGCCAGGTTTCTGCGGTTCTATGCCTGGCTCTCAGCCAGGACCAGAAACAGATCCAGAACCTGTATCTCATCGTAAATCCGCAGAAGCTGAAGCGTATCTCCCATTTCCTTGTGGATGGAGGACCAAGAGACCAATAA
- a CDS encoding carboxymuconolactone decarboxylase family protein: MSLRFNHMKANAGTYQAMVTLEKFASEHIPDKVLYELIKIRVSQINGCSFCLDMHAKDLLKLGEYQNQILLIALWHEVPGLFTEKECAVLELAEAVTLIHKGGVSDDLYARIRTYFSEEEYMNLIMAINTINNWNRIAISTGMYPGCFGAS; the protein is encoded by the coding sequence ATGAGTTTAAGATTCAACCACATGAAAGCTAATGCAGGAACTTATCAGGCCATGGTGACCCTGGAGAAATTTGCTTCAGAGCATATCCCTGATAAAGTATTATATGAACTGATTAAGATCAGAGTATCTCAGATCAACGGCTGTTCCTTTTGCCTGGATATGCATGCCAAAGACCTGCTGAAGCTGGGCGAGTACCAGAATCAAATTTTGCTGATCGCTTTATGGCACGAGGTACCGGGTCTGTTCACGGAGAAAGAATGCGCCGTGCTTGAATTGGCTGAAGCCGTGACCTTGATTCATAAGGGCGGCGTTTCCGACGACCTGTATGCACGGATCAGAACCTATTTTAGCGAAGAGGAATATATGAATTTGATTATGGCGATCAATACGATAAACAACTGGAACCGGATCGCTATTTCCACCGGCATGTATCCGGGTTGTTTCGGAGCCAGCTGA
- a CDS encoding S8 family serine peptidase: protein MSRRIIASAVSFLLAFTLALPGVNAQESLVIPDSQGDGQLTPKLEVPPLSSNSLIKRETGKLQDQDLSSLKAKQQPGTSEAPAIETLDSSDAGSTKPESFVPFSDSKKPISVIVELQEEPVKVFEAKESPLRSRFTTESHKSSIRLEQQTFKSQALNQLDAEFHRQYSGIFNGYSLTVSSDKVDELLALPGVKAVYPNNTVYAVEDDISSTAAASSAGSAEFIGSSAFWEQGIKGNGIKVGVIDTGVAKDHQDLQGVIPAGDWGYDLVNNDSEPYETTVEDYQKAKQQNPNLPEKDQDGHPYWTSHGTHVSGIIAGQGIGTDGQPGVTGIAPMSELHAYKVLGPYGSGTTDTVIAGIERAVTDQMDVINLSLGSEDNNENSAESVALNNAVMAGVVAVVSAGNSGPGAATVGNPGTSEMAITVGASSSSQTTPTVTVTPMENGHFLMNPFDQSSDSGSLNGSYELVDAGLGRAEDFTGKDVTGKVALIQRGEIDFSVKARNAQQAGAAAALIYNNVPEALESGTLGGDTSIRIPVYALSGEDGESILAAMDQQTQYTEFGSVVEQDTLASFSSRGPAKPSYKIKPDLTAPGVNIVSSVPEYEGWYAAESGTSMAAPHIAGAAALVKQYYSDMDPDLTPDEIKALMMNNTVNMSNPSGNRYSFMEQGAGRVDLEQVMNASALAMVKESTQSVKDAVSTPYYTGSLSLGYVSSGQTYNREVIVKDLSHAASDYSITTSWYGDSPGTVELSVPSISLQADGQGSFNVSIQVADTAQQQQLYEGQLTLTSAGNGDVIRIPMALYVGEAPGEAVSDLKVDPFVFSPNADGTADTADISYTLGQNSGYFSLDVFPADGGAWAGALIETEGKPGSYVIQDWKGTIGSKTLPDGAYFLVPFAGSTSNDFVPLSNQMTSFLIDTKAPEYQLDDPSIKLDQTGHAGTISGQITYDLLADQLVGYNGLNLDNLIGVAAVYQVNGQTKQADGTIGSSGRFTIKVPVALGSNSYNLYVYDAVGNGEHKPAQTVQFNLTEPKLRVQPQSVSLQEGGRQQLQVYYTGTNGSERDVSQAASYTVADSQIAGVSSGLITGRSAGRTTIAIQYEGLTAQVAVTVTSAAAGGDSGGGGGSAGPSNPAPVVPAPSVPTAPSVPAPGAPGSGAAPSNPAPSVPAPSEPAVPQAPDDGEREALSASGPTTVALDNGFTVALPPKANLPANAAYAEIEPASESETKRLTSSLALNNGYTPLGTYYDFSLLNTNGTPINAASLTEPAEVALPLGALSTGSLNGETINLYEITPKGSLIQHIGRLKDGKVSAEINSPGRYLFMARKVTFADVSSSKYPWAANAIEVLSSKDIIAGTGANRFTPAKEVTRAEFVALLLRTLGLEEDTSAKPAPFTDVKAGSWYEQAVQTAVAKGLISGYADHTFAPNRTIARTEMAAILSRALNISGGANAGAGSGQPVHYADQAGIPAWSQAAVEQVSRLGLMQGSDNNRFNGSQSATRAEAAVVVYRMFKDFTD, encoded by the coding sequence TTGAGCAGGAGAATAATCGCAAGTGCAGTAAGCTTCTTGCTGGCTTTTACGCTAGCCCTGCCAGGAGTAAACGCTCAGGAAAGTCTTGTTATTCCGGACAGCCAGGGAGACGGTCAATTAACTCCCAAACTGGAAGTCCCCCCGCTTTCATCCAATTCATTAATCAAGAGGGAAACTGGCAAGCTGCAGGACCAGGATTTGTCCAGTCTAAAGGCTAAGCAGCAGCCAGGCACAAGCGAAGCACCAGCCATCGAGACACTGGACTCATCTGACGCAGGCTCCACTAAACCTGAAAGCTTTGTCCCCTTTTCGGACAGCAAGAAGCCTATTTCCGTTATCGTGGAGCTTCAAGAAGAACCTGTTAAAGTATTTGAAGCTAAGGAAAGCCCTTTACGTTCCAGATTCACAACAGAATCCCATAAATCGAGTATCCGGCTGGAGCAGCAAACGTTTAAATCCCAGGCTTTAAACCAACTGGATGCCGAGTTTCACCGCCAGTATTCCGGCATTTTTAACGGTTACTCCTTGACCGTATCCTCCGATAAAGTGGACGAATTGTTAGCTCTTCCCGGCGTCAAAGCCGTCTATCCCAACAATACGGTGTACGCTGTGGAGGATGATATTTCTTCGACAGCAGCTGCTTCCTCTGCCGGAAGCGCCGAGTTTATCGGCAGCAGCGCCTTTTGGGAGCAGGGCATCAAAGGTAACGGAATCAAAGTAGGGGTCATCGATACCGGGGTTGCGAAGGACCATCAGGACTTACAAGGCGTGATTCCAGCCGGCGACTGGGGTTATGACCTGGTGAATAACGACTCCGAGCCTTATGAAACAACGGTAGAGGACTATCAGAAAGCGAAACAGCAGAACCCGAATCTCCCGGAAAAAGACCAGGACGGGCATCCCTATTGGACCTCTCACGGCACTCATGTCTCCGGCATTATCGCAGGCCAGGGGATTGGGACCGACGGACAGCCCGGCGTTACAGGCATAGCGCCTATGTCTGAGCTTCATGCCTACAAAGTGCTGGGTCCCTATGGCAGCGGGACAACGGACACGGTCATCGCCGGCATTGAGAGAGCCGTGACAGACCAGATGGACGTGATCAACCTCTCCTTGGGCTCCGAAGATAACAATGAGAATTCCGCGGAATCCGTAGCCCTGAACAATGCCGTAATGGCCGGTGTAGTGGCCGTGGTATCGGCCGGAAACTCCGGTCCAGGAGCGGCAACGGTGGGGAATCCGGGAACCTCAGAAATGGCGATTACGGTAGGCGCCTCCAGTTCTTCGCAGACCACACCTACCGTAACAGTAACTCCTATGGAGAACGGCCATTTTCTGATGAATCCATTTGATCAATCGTCAGATTCAGGCAGTCTAAACGGTTCTTACGAATTGGTGGATGCCGGATTAGGCAGAGCCGAGGATTTTACAGGGAAAGACGTAACCGGGAAGGTCGCCTTGATTCAGCGCGGGGAAATCGACTTCTCGGTCAAAGCTCGCAACGCTCAGCAAGCCGGGGCTGCTGCGGCTCTAATTTATAATAATGTTCCTGAAGCGCTGGAGAGCGGAACGCTTGGCGGGGATACCTCGATACGTATTCCGGTCTATGCTCTTTCAGGTGAGGATGGGGAATCCATCCTCGCAGCTATGGATCAGCAAACGCAATACACTGAGTTTGGAAGCGTGGTGGAGCAGGATACTTTGGCTTCTTTCAGTTCCCGGGGTCCGGCCAAACCTTCTTATAAAATCAAACCTGATCTCACGGCGCCGGGTGTCAATATCGTGTCCAGCGTGCCTGAATACGAAGGCTGGTATGCAGCCGAAAGCGGAACAAGTATGGCTGCGCCTCATATCGCGGGTGCCGCGGCACTGGTAAAGCAGTATTATTCGGACATGGACCCTGACCTTACTCCGGATGAGATCAAAGCTTTAATGATGAACAACACGGTAAATATGAGCAATCCGAGCGGAAACCGCTATTCATTTATGGAACAGGGAGCCGGCCGGGTTGACCTTGAGCAGGTTATGAACGCCTCTGCTTTGGCTATGGTGAAAGAGTCTACCCAATCGGTAAAAGACGCCGTTTCAACCCCTTACTATACCGGGAGTCTTTCTCTGGGATATGTAAGCTCCGGCCAGACTTACAACCGTGAGGTGATAGTCAAGGATCTCTCCCATGCCGCAAGCGATTATTCGATCACTACATCCTGGTATGGGGATTCCCCAGGTACAGTAGAGCTGTCGGTGCCTTCCATAAGCCTGCAGGCGGATGGGCAGGGTTCCTTCAACGTGTCCATTCAAGTAGCTGATACGGCTCAGCAGCAGCAGCTTTATGAAGGGCAATTAACTTTGACCTCCGCCGGGAACGGTGATGTGATCCGGATCCCGATGGCCTTATATGTCGGTGAAGCGCCGGGAGAAGCCGTCTCTGATCTAAAGGTCGATCCGTTTGTCTTCTCTCCGAATGCAGATGGAACAGCGGATACTGCCGACATTTCATATACCCTGGGTCAGAACAGCGGCTATTTCTCCCTTGATGTCTTCCCGGCGGATGGGGGAGCGTGGGCAGGTGCTTTAATTGAAACCGAAGGTAAACCCGGAAGCTACGTGATCCAGGATTGGAAGGGAACGATAGGCAGCAAGACTCTTCCAGACGGGGCCTATTTCCTGGTGCCTTTTGCAGGAAGCACCTCAAACGATTTTGTCCCGTTAAGTAATCAGATGACCTCTTTCCTGATCGATACTAAAGCCCCGGAATACCAGCTGGACGATCCGAGCATCAAGCTGGACCAAACCGGCCATGCCGGCACCATCTCCGGGCAAATCACTTATGATCTGCTCGCAGATCAGCTGGTTGGCTACAACGGGCTGAACCTGGATAATTTGATCGGTGTGGCCGCTGTCTATCAAGTTAACGGACAAACCAAACAAGCAGACGGGACGATCGGCAGCAGCGGCCGTTTTACCATCAAGGTGCCTGTTGCCCTCGGCAGCAACAGCTACAATCTCTATGTATATGATGCCGTTGGAAACGGCGAGCATAAGCCAGCACAGACGGTACAATTTAACCTTACGGAGCCGAAGCTGCGAGTACAGCCTCAATCGGTTTCCTTGCAGGAAGGCGGCCGTCAGCAGCTCCAGGTCTATTACACGGGAACAAACGGCAGTGAGCGTGACGTCTCCCAAGCAGCCTCCTATACCGTGGCCGATTCGCAAATTGCGGGAGTAAGCAGCGGACTCATTACGGGAAGATCAGCCGGCCGGACAACAATCGCCATCCAATATGAAGGCTTAACCGCCCAAGTCGCAGTTACTGTTACAAGCGCCGCTGCGGGCGGCGATAGTGGTGGCGGCGGCGGTTCCGCAGGGCCTTCCAATCCGGCCCCGGTGGTTCCCGCACCAAGCGTCCCTACAGCACCTAGTGTTCCCGCGCCTGGCGCTCCGGGATCTGGTGCTGCACCTAGCAATCCGGCGCCAAGTGTTCCTGCTCCGAGTGAGCCCGCTGTCCCTCAAGCTCCGGACGATGGAGAAAGAGAGGCCCTATCGGCTAGCGGACCAACGACCGTCGCACTGGATAACGGCTTTACTGTAGCCTTGCCACCCAAGGCAAACCTGCCGGCCAATGCGGCTTATGCCGAAATAGAGCCGGCATCCGAATCGGAAACCAAACGTTTGACGAGCAGTCTTGCCTTAAACAACGGCTACACACCGCTTGGCACTTATTACGATTTCTCACTTCTGAATACAAATGGCACCCCGATCAACGCGGCTTCCCTTACGGAGCCGGCTGAAGTTGCCCTTCCGCTGGGAGCTCTCTCTACCGGCAGTTTGAACGGGGAGACGATTAATCTGTATGAGATTACGCCTAAAGGCAGCTTAATCCAGCATATTGGCCGTTTGAAAGACGGGAAGGTTTCAGCCGAGATTAACAGCCCTGGCCGTTATCTGTTCATGGCCAGAAAGGTTACATTCGCGGATGTCAGCTCATCCAAATACCCGTGGGCGGCTAATGCAATTGAAGTATTGTCGTCGAAAGATATTATTGCAGGCACCGGTGCAAACCGCTTTACGCCTGCCAAAGAGGTGACCCGCGCAGAATTTGTGGCCCTGCTGCTTAGAACGCTGGGGCTGGAGGAGGATACCAGCGCCAAACCGGCTCCGTTTACCGATGTGAAGGCCGGAAGCTGGTATGAGCAGGCCGTTCAAACCGCGGTTGCCAAGGGATTGATCAGCGGTTATGCCGATCATACCTTTGCTCCAAACCGGACCATTGCCCGGACGGAAATGGCCGCCATTTTATCCAGAGCCCTGAATATATCGGGCGGTGCTAATGCCGGCGCAGGAAGCGGACAGCCTGTCCATTATGCCGACCAAGCGGGAATCCCGGCCTGGTCACAGGCCGCCGTGGAACAGGTATCCCGGCTCGGCCTGATGCAGGGAAGCGATAACAACCGGTTTAACGGCAGCCAATCAGCAACAAGAGCGGAAGCGGCTGTAGTCGTATACCGAATGTTCAAGGATTTTACGGACTAA